The following proteins are co-located in the Siansivirga zeaxanthinifaciens CC-SAMT-1 genome:
- a CDS encoding histone deacetylase family protein, translating into MLKVAYHPIYKHPLPKGHRFPMLKYELLPKQLLHEGTCVIENFFEPKRMTDETPILAVHDSGYFYELRHLTLDKRAARKIGFPLSEALVEREIIIADGTIKASEFALKHGIAMNIAGGTHHAYSNRGEAFCMFNDQAIGARYLLNNNLVSKVLIVDLDVHQGNGTAEIFQNEPRVFTFSMHGQSNYPFKKEQSDLDIALQDDTNDETYLNILKTTLPKLIDQVKPDFIYYLCGVDVLASDKLGKLAMSLAGCKERDQFVLQTCKDLNIPVMCSMGGGYSPDIKIIIEAHANTFRLAQDIFF; encoded by the coding sequence ATGCTAAAAGTAGCCTATCATCCTATTTATAAACATCCGTTGCCAAAAGGACACCGGTTCCCTATGTTAAAATATGAGTTGTTGCCCAAGCAATTGCTTCATGAAGGGACTTGTGTTATTGAAAATTTTTTTGAACCCAAACGAATGACAGACGAAACACCCATTTTAGCTGTTCATGATTCGGGTTATTTTTATGAATTACGGCATTTAACATTAGATAAACGCGCCGCAAGAAAAATAGGATTTCCTTTAAGTGAAGCCTTAGTTGAACGCGAAATAATTATTGCAGATGGGACCATAAAGGCAAGTGAATTTGCTTTAAAACATGGAATTGCCATGAATATAGCTGGTGGTACACATCATGCATATTCCAATAGAGGTGAGGCTTTTTGTATGTTTAACGATCAGGCTATTGGTGCACGTTACCTACTAAATAACAACTTGGTAAGCAAAGTACTTATTGTAGATTTAGATGTGCATCAAGGTAATGGTACTGCCGAAATTTTTCAAAATGAACCACGTGTTTTTACGTTTTCTATGCACGGTCAAAGTAATTACCCATTTAAAAAAGAGCAGAGCGATTTGGATATTGCGCTTCAAGACGATACCAACGATGAAACCTATTTAAATATTTTAAAAACCACATTACCAAAACTTATAGACCAAGTAAAACCGGATTTTATTTACTATTTATGTGGAGTTGATGTGCTAGCTTCCGATAAATTAGGGAAATTAGCCATGAGTCTAGCTGGTTGTAAAGAACGAGACCAATTTGTTTTACAAACTTGCAAAGATTTAAATATACCTGTTATGTGTTCTATGGGTGGTGGGTATTCTCCCGATATAAAAATAATTATTGAAGCACATGCCAATACGTTTAGGCTTGCTCAAGATATTTTTTTCTAG
- a CDS encoding carboxymuconolactone decarboxylase family protein has protein sequence MSTFNVPTRENVSENNQAIFDNLTKALGFVPNLYATYAHSNTALENYLNFANAKTSLSAKEKEVVNLVVSEVNKCIYCLSAHTAIGKMNGFSDSQILELRAGEASFDNKLDALVQLAKNVAENRGKTDGDVLENFFSAGYSKGNLIDVISLVGEKTISNYIHNTTQVPVDFPIVQPLQEATV, from the coding sequence ATGAGCACATTTAATGTACCAACAAGAGAAAACGTAAGCGAAAATAACCAAGCTATTTTTGATAATTTAACCAAAGCTTTAGGATTTGTTCCTAATTTATATGCTACTTATGCGCACAGTAATACGGCTTTAGAAAATTATTTAAATTTTGCAAACGCAAAAACATCTTTATCTGCAAAAGAAAAAGAAGTGGTTAATTTGGTGGTAAGTGAAGTAAATAAATGTATTTATTGCTTGTCTGCACACACTGCCATAGGTAAAATGAATGGCTTTTCAGATTCTCAAATTTTAGAATTAAGAGCTGGTGAAGCATCTTTTGACAACAAGTTAGACGCTTTAGTACAATTAGCTAAAAATGTTGCCGAAAACAGAGGAAAAACAGATGGCGATGTTTTAGAAAACTTTTTTAGTGCAGGATATTCCAAAGGAAATTTAATAGATGTTATTTCTTTAGTAGGTGAAAAAACCATATCAAACTACATCCATAACACGACTCAAGTTCCTGTAGATTTTCCAATAGTACAACCCCTACAAGAAGCAACTGTTTAA
- a CDS encoding cupredoxin domain-containing protein, which translates to MKKVVSILVIALVFTLNSYAQDKMMDKAVKTIALEQTKGEFVQKALTVSAGTYVFEVSNNHAAKEVGLVLVEKGKDASNPENHIKTAYVTQVVKDGETQKTNATKLAKGEYLYFCPLNPTPQYTLTVN; encoded by the coding sequence ATGAAAAAAGTAGTATCAATTTTAGTAATCGCATTAGTATTCACGTTAAATTCTTATGCACAAGACAAAATGATGGATAAGGCAGTAAAAACAATTGCTTTAGAACAAACAAAAGGCGAATTTGTACAAAAAGCTTTAACTGTAAGTGCTGGTACTTATGTATTTGAAGTGTCTAACAATCATGCAGCAAAAGAGGTAGGATTGGTTTTAGTTGAAAAAGGGAAGGATGCAAGCAATCCAGAAAACCATATTAAAACGGCATATGTAACACAAGTTGTAAAAGATGGTGAAACTCAAAAAACAAATGCTACAAAATTAGCAAAAGGCGAATACCTTTATTTTTGCCCCTTAAATCCTACGCCTCAATACACGCTTACCGTTAATTAA
- a CDS encoding metal-dependent transcriptional regulator, giving the protein MNTYNPITALIIFFIISVILFVLFRPVKGWFWILQKNLKGNEKIIIEDILKQLYHFENSDNKVDMKTLVQVLDFNNTRIVEAINKMTINNLIYFESDILKLTETGRDYALRIVRVHRLWERYLADKTGFHKTEWHDRAESMEHRLDHDEAEQLAARLGNPKFDPHGDPIPTKTGKVAKVSGVELPLLKVGSVGRITHIEDEPEVIYKQILAENIHIGSLIRVLENNSTRIVFQSEGETFRLAPIVAANLTVAPIEKEVVIEDNIARLSSLNENETATIIGISKESRGDSRRRLLDLGFVKGASIKIDLINPLGQPHAYLIKGTSIALRKDQAAKILIKKD; this is encoded by the coding sequence ATGAATACATATAATCCCATAACAGCTCTCATTATTTTCTTTATAATTTCGGTTATACTATTTGTGCTTTTTAGGCCTGTAAAAGGCTGGTTTTGGATACTTCAGAAAAATTTAAAAGGAAATGAGAAAATTATTATTGAAGATATTTTAAAGCAATTATATCATTTTGAAAATTCTGACAACAAGGTAGATATGAAAACCTTAGTTCAGGTGTTAGATTTTAACAATACTAGAATTGTTGAGGCTATTAATAAAATGACGATTAACAATTTAATTTATTTCGAGTCCGATATTTTAAAACTTACCGAAACGGGTCGTGATTATGCCCTAAGAATTGTTAGAGTGCATCGTCTTTGGGAGCGTTATTTGGCCGATAAAACCGGGTTTCATAAAACCGAATGGCACGATAGAGCTGAATCTATGGAACACCGATTAGACCATGATGAAGCCGAACAATTAGCTGCCCGTTTGGGAAACCCCAAGTTCGATCCGCATGGCGACCCCATTCCAACTAAAACTGGAAAAGTTGCTAAAGTTAGTGGGGTAGAATTACCACTTTTAAAAGTAGGTTCGGTGGGCCGTATTACACACATAGAAGATGAGCCGGAGGTTATTTACAAGCAAATTCTAGCTGAAAATATTCACATAGGGTCGCTTATTCGGGTTTTAGAAAATAACAGTACGCGTATTGTATTTCAATCGGAAGGTGAAACGTTTCGATTGGCACCAATTGTGGCTGCCAATTTAACCGTAGCCCCCATAGAAAAGGAAGTCGTTATAGAAGATAATATCGCCAGATTATCTAGTTTAAACGAAAATGAAACCGCCACAATTATTGGAATTTCAAAAGAGAGTAGGGGCGATAGCAGAAGGCGTTTGCTAGATTTAGGTTTTGTTAAGGGCGCATCTATAAAAATAGATTTAATCAACCCACTGGGGCAACCACATGCCTATTTAATAAAAGGAACGTCTATTGCCTTAAGGAAAGATCAGGCGGCTAAAATTTTAATTAAAAAAGATTAA
- a CDS encoding glycoside hydrolase family 26 protein, which yields MLDINKERVPNTIIDTGVFADVNLGIEAKDLFTKLKNISQQGIAFGQQAPFGTGNNFPVDNKLDNDFNLVTGDYPAIVGFDLELISLQRFYLDRFITQFATKVREAHENGSIITMSWHMVNPNAMQLGGDDTINGVVSRMLEGGDLRDNFFSALQKASLLFKALVDADGKPIPILFRPWHEMNGNFFFWGEGFRTTEDYIQLWRDTVDILSNELEVHNLLYVYAPNLLSSRAEYLKNYPGDNYVDILGIDVYDFKNGRFLQNALTNLQITETIAREKNKLFALTETGLQNVTQNDWWTESLYKAIRSSAISYTMIWRNDTQTFFYAPFLGHPSESNFRTFLNKDTILLSQEINP from the coding sequence TTGTTAGACATAAACAAAGAGCGAGTTCCCAATACAATTATCGACACAGGTGTTTTTGCCGATGTCAATTTAGGTATTGAAGCTAAGGATCTATTTACTAAGCTTAAAAATATAAGCCAACAAGGAATTGCTTTTGGACAGCAAGCACCTTTTGGAACAGGTAATAACTTTCCCGTAGATAATAAGTTAGATAATGACTTTAATTTAGTTACTGGAGATTATCCAGCTATAGTTGGATTTGATTTAGAATTGATATCACTTCAAAGGTTTTATCTAGATAGATTCATAACGCAATTTGCGACCAAAGTTAGAGAAGCTCATGAAAACGGAAGTATAATAACAATGAGCTGGCACATGGTAAACCCCAACGCAATGCAGCTGGGAGGAGACGATACTATAAATGGTGTTGTATCCAGAATGCTAGAAGGGGGAGATCTCAGAGACAACTTTTTTAGTGCACTACAGAAAGCTTCTCTTTTATTTAAAGCTTTAGTAGATGCTGATGGCAAGCCTATTCCCATTTTATTTAGACCATGGCATGAAATGAATGGCAACTTTTTCTTTTGGGGTGAAGGTTTTAGAACAACTGAAGACTACATTCAACTTTGGCGAGATACAGTAGACATCTTATCAAATGAGTTAGAAGTTCATAATTTACTCTATGTGTATGCACCTAATTTGTTATCAAGTCGTGCAGAATATTTAAAAAATTATCCAGGAGATAACTATGTGGACATACTTGGTATAGATGTATATGATTTTAAAAATGGGCGTTTTTTACAAAATGCTTTAACTAATTTGCAGATAACAGAAACTATTGCTCGAGAAAAAAACAAGCTGTTTGCACTTACAGAAACAGGATTACAAAATGTAACTCAAAACGATTGGTGGACAGAGAGTTTGTATAAAGCAATACGCTCTAGCGCTATTTCGTATACCATGATTTGGCGTAATGATACACAGACCTTTTTTTATGCCCCTTTTTTGGGGCATCCATCCGAAAGTAATTTTAGAACATTTTTGAACAAAGACACTATTTTATTGAGTCAGGAAATTAATCCCTAA
- a CDS encoding tellurite resistance TerB family protein, producing MSFSDLFDSGFKKRNEDHFAAIVRVAMADGVISDDEKAFLDRLARNLDISDADYALILKDYKSHPINPPYDYERRLERLYDLVRMVHIDTIEGENEIHLLNKIAVGLGFHAVNVKYITDKALTLVKNGTDLESFIYDMKNMNK from the coding sequence ATGTCGTTTTCAGATTTATTTGATAGTGGTTTTAAAAAGCGTAATGAAGATCATTTTGCTGCTATAGTTCGTGTTGCAATGGCCGATGGCGTTATTAGCGATGATGAAAAAGCTTTTTTAGATAGATTAGCACGTAATTTAGATATTAGCGATGCCGATTATGCCTTGATTTTAAAGGATTACAAATCGCATCCTATTAATCCGCCTTACGATTACGAGCGTCGTTTAGAGCGTTTATACGATTTAGTACGTATGGTTCATATTGATACTATTGAAGGTGAAAACGAAATTCATTTATTGAACAAAATTGCTGTGGGACTTGGGTTTCATGCGGTAAACGTAAAATATATAACAGATAAAGCCTTAACCTTAGTGAAAAACGGCACCGATTTAGAATCTTTTATTTACGATATGAAAAACATGAATAAATAA
- a CDS encoding YraN family protein, which yields MASHNELGKIGEQLAVDHLIKKGYEILETNYRFGKAEVDIIAKLNDTLAVIEVKTRSSLDFGNPEDFVKPKQIQRLVKAVDDYIEVNDLDLEVRFDIIAIVKTGNKFVIEHLENAFYHF from the coding sequence ATGGCATCACACAACGAACTTGGTAAAATAGGCGAGCAATTGGCTGTAGACCATCTTATTAAAAAAGGGTATGAAATTCTTGAAACCAACTACCGCTTTGGAAAAGCTGAAGTAGATATTATTGCTAAACTAAATGATACTCTGGCTGTTATTGAAGTAAAAACGCGGTCTAGCTTAGACTTTGGAAACCCTGAAGATTTTGTAAAACCTAAACAAATACAACGCCTTGTAAAAGCTGTTGATGATTATATAGAAGTGAACGATTTGGATTTGGAAGTGCGTTTTGATATTATTGCGATTGTAAAAACAGGAAATAAATTTGTAATCGAACATTTAGAAAATGCTTTTTATCATTTTTAA
- a CDS encoding metal-dependent transcriptional regulator: MVTLSEENYLKAIYNLGDQGRVAVSTNAIAEKIDSKASSVTDMIKKLADKDLANYIKYQGVTLTEKGRLAAALVIRKHRLWEVFLVENLNFSWDEVHEVAEQLEHIKSLKLVNELDAFLGFPTHDPHGDPIPDKEGNCLPNKSVNILEVEIGKAGILALVNDSSDVFLKYLNKNNLALGDSIKIVDFEPFDKSLTIETKEKKMIISNEVAQNLFLTL; encoded by the coding sequence ATGGTAACATTATCTGAAGAAAATTATTTAAAGGCCATTTATAACCTTGGCGATCAGGGCAGAGTGGCTGTTAGTACCAATGCTATTGCAGAGAAAATAGACTCTAAAGCATCATCGGTTACCGATATGATTAAAAAATTGGCCGATAAAGATTTAGCAAATTATATAAAATATCAAGGGGTTACCTTAACCGAGAAAGGCCGTTTGGCTGCTGCTTTGGTTATAAGAAAACACAGGCTTTGGGAAGTTTTTTTAGTTGAAAATCTCAATTTTTCTTGGGATGAGGTGCACGAAGTAGCCGAACAACTGGAGCACATAAAATCGTTAAAATTAGTAAACGAATTAGATGCCTTTTTAGGGTTTCCAACCCACGATCCGCATGGCGACCCTATCCCCGACAAAGAAGGCAATTGTTTGCCAAATAAAAGTGTAAATATTTTAGAAGTAGAAATTGGTAAAGCGGGCATTTTAGCTCTTGTAAACGATTCGTCGGATGTGTTTTTAAAATATTTAAACAAAAACAACCTCGCTTTAGGCGACTCCATAAAAATAGTAGATTTTGAGCCTTTCGATAAATCTTTAACCATAGAAACAAAGGAGAAAAAAATGATTATTTCAAATGAAGTAGCACAAAATTTATTTTTAACGCTTTAG
- a CDS encoding peroxiredoxin family protein: protein MKYISCILFLISNLVFAQHTIKGVFSPPENYEVALLYKVTPTISQYVTNAEVKDDGSFVFNLDANAQEGMYRIVYAVPQEDFNFDVIYNKKENIELTFNTETGIKFKTSSENKLLASYTSSMSMITGSITKFFREKSKDSMALKAIFKTQIETQANYEKLAKGTLALNFIKANKPYTPKKFVNVETYISNLKTHYFDAIDFTNPVLQSSSFLEERMLNYIFGISDDNLYENTNYKNNIDVFCKALQPAPLKVKRILLTSLWQQMADLKNETVANYISDKYLIPIAKDLNDTALIKSLSLFRNLSFGHVAPDFALEITKDGKKVASKLSELKSAKNYIIVFWSSTCSHCLNEVPQLKTYVETLKKEDLKVIAIALEEEPSKWKSLTQKFPNFIHVYGAGKWENKICDAYGVFETPTYFILDKEKRIVNKPRDLKELMDYFGRKK from the coding sequence TTGAAGTATATAAGTTGCATTTTATTTTTAATTTCTAATCTGGTATTCGCACAACATACCATTAAAGGTGTATTTTCTCCACCCGAGAATTACGAAGTGGCTTTGTTGTATAAAGTAACACCAACCATATCGCAATATGTTACAAATGCCGAAGTAAAAGACGACGGTAGTTTTGTTTTTAATTTAGATGCTAATGCTCAAGAAGGGATGTATCGTATTGTGTATGCGGTACCTCAGGAAGATTTCAATTTCGATGTTATTTACAATAAAAAAGAAAACATCGAATTAACCTTCAATACCGAAACTGGCATCAAATTTAAAACCTCTTCAGAAAACAAACTTTTGGCTTCTTACACCAGTAGTATGTCCATGATAACAGGCAGTATTACTAAATTCTTTAGAGAAAAAAGTAAAGATTCTATGGCCTTAAAAGCCATTTTTAAAACCCAAATTGAAACCCAGGCTAATTACGAAAAGTTAGCGAAAGGCACTTTGGCTTTAAATTTTATAAAAGCTAATAAACCGTACACACCTAAAAAGTTTGTTAATGTTGAAACATATATTAGCAATTTAAAGACACATTATTTCGATGCTATAGATTTTACAAATCCGGTGTTGCAAAGTTCCAGCTTTTTAGAGGAGCGTATGTTGAATTATATTTTCGGAATTTCCGATGATAATTTATACGAAAACACCAATTATAAAAATAATATCGATGTGTTTTGTAAAGCTTTACAGCCCGCACCGTTAAAAGTAAAGCGTATTTTGCTTACCAGCTTGTGGCAACAAATGGCCGATTTAAAAAATGAAACTGTTGCTAATTATATTTCAGATAAATATTTAATTCCCATCGCTAAAGATTTAAACGATACGGCATTAATAAAATCGTTGTCTTTATTTAGAAACTTGTCATTCGGACATGTTGCACCCGATTTTGCCCTCGAAATTACTAAAGACGGAAAAAAAGTAGCTTCTAAATTAAGTGAATTAAAATCGGCTAAAAATTACATAATTGTATTTTGGAGTAGTACCTGTTCGCATTGTTTAAATGAAGTACCCCAATTAAAAACATATGTAGAAACCTTAAAAAAAGAAGATTTAAAAGTTATTGCCATCGCCTTGGAAGAAGAGCCAAGTAAGTGGAAAAGCTTAACTCAAAAATTCCCCAATTTTATTCATGTTTATGGCGCTGGAAAATGGGAAAATAAAATTTGTGATGCTTATGGAGTCTTTGAAACACCTACGTATTTTATTTTAGATAAAGAGAAACGCATTGTAAATAAGCCAAGAGATTTAAAAGAATTGATGGACTATTTTGGTAGAAAAAAATAG
- the mfd gene encoding transcription-repair coupling factor yields the protein MSKTSISQSYSQALQMQNLQTAISKNQSRVHLKGLVGSSLSFVVSNVFKDTELPFLLIFNDKEEAAFYLNDLEQLVGDKDVLFYPGSYRRPYQIEETDNANVLLRAEVLNRINSRKKPAIIVTYPDALFEQVVTRKELERNTLKIAVNDKLSIDFVNEVLFEYQFKRVDFVTEPGEFSVRGGIVDVFSFSNDEPYRIEFFGDEVDSIRTFDVETQLSIDQIKKISIIPNVANKLLQESRQSFLKYIAQKTVIGFKNADLFFSRIDDFYGKAVEAFKELSQDIKHAEPHELFASSRALKEQLLDFSILEFGTTAVFGSNSSNIIEFNTKPQPSFNKQFNLLIEDLNANYDKGFTNYIACVSEQQAKRFHDIFDDSHLEVKPYSAIVLSLHQGFIDLENKIVCYTDHQLFERYHKFNVKNGYAKKQAINLKELTNLDIGDYVTHIDHGIGRFGGLQKIDVEGKKQEAIKLVYGERDVLYLSIHSLHKITKFNGKDGKPPKVYKLGSTAWKTLKEKTKARVKHVAFNLIKLYAKRKTEKGFQYKPDSYMQHELEASFIYEDTPDQSTATADIKADMESERPMDRLVCGDVGFGKTEVAIRAAFKAVDNGKQVAVLVPTTILAYQHSRSFKERLKDFPVTVDYINRFRTAKEKRETLEGLENGRVDIIIGTHQLVNKTVKFKDLGLLIVDEEQKFGVAVKEKLKTIKENVDVLTLTATPIPRTLQFSLMAARDLSVITTPPPNRYPIESHVIRFNEEVIRDAVSYEIERGGQIFFIHNRIENIKEVAGLIQRLVPDAKIGIGHGQMDGKKLEALMLSFMDGAFDVLVSTTIIESGLDVPNANTIFISNANNFGLSDLHQMRGRVGRSNKKAFCYFITPEYSAMTDDARKRITALEQFTELGSGFNIAMKDLEIRGAGDLLGGEQSGFINEIGFDTYQKILNEAIEELKENEFKDLYDDNEDDKVYVKDVTIDSDFELLFPDDYINNIAERLNLYTQLNGLKTEAELQKFEAELIDRFGELPTQVEDLLNSVRIKWIATKVGFEKVIMKQGKFIGYFINDQQSNFYQSNNFTRVLQFVQKNPGACKMKEKQTRNGLRLLLTFEGVKSVNQVLKAIQPIVA from the coding sequence GTGAGTAAAACAAGTATCTCGCAATCGTATTCACAGGCTTTGCAAATGCAAAATCTGCAAACGGCTATTTCCAAAAATCAATCTCGTGTACATTTAAAAGGCCTAGTTGGGTCGTCTTTATCGTTTGTTGTTTCAAATGTTTTTAAGGATACCGAATTGCCTTTTTTATTAATTTTTAATGATAAAGAAGAAGCCGCTTTTTATCTCAACGATTTAGAGCAATTGGTTGGTGATAAAGATGTTTTGTTTTATCCCGGCAGTTACCGCAGGCCTTACCAAATAGAAGAAACCGATAACGCTAATGTGCTTTTACGTGCCGAAGTATTAAATAGAATTAATTCGCGCAAAAAACCGGCCATTATTGTTACCTATCCCGATGCCCTGTTCGAACAGGTTGTTACCCGAAAAGAACTCGAGCGAAATACGTTAAAAATAGCAGTTAACGATAAATTGTCTATAGATTTTGTAAACGAAGTCTTGTTTGAATACCAGTTTAAACGTGTCGATTTTGTTACCGAACCCGGTGAATTTTCGGTTAGAGGTGGTATTGTTGATGTGTTTTCTTTTTCTAACGACGAACCCTATCGTATCGAATTTTTTGGCGATGAGGTAGACAGCATAAGAACCTTCGATGTCGAAACCCAATTATCAATAGATCAGATAAAAAAAATAAGCATCATCCCAAATGTTGCCAATAAATTATTGCAGGAAAGCCGCCAAAGTTTTCTAAAATATATTGCTCAAAAAACGGTTATTGGTTTTAAAAACGCCGATTTATTTTTTTCTAGAATTGACGATTTTTACGGAAAAGCAGTAGAGGCTTTTAAAGAACTTTCACAAGATATTAAACATGCCGAACCGCATGAATTGTTTGCTTCTTCTAGAGCTTTAAAAGAGCAACTGTTAGATTTTTCAATTTTAGAATTTGGAACGACAGCCGTTTTTGGAAGCAATTCTAGTAATATTATCGAGTTTAATACCAAGCCTCAACCATCGTTTAACAAGCAATTTAATTTATTAATTGAAGATTTAAATGCTAATTACGATAAAGGATTTACCAATTACATTGCTTGTGTAAGCGAACAACAAGCCAAGCGTTTTCACGATATTTTTGATGATTCGCACCTAGAAGTTAAACCTTATAGTGCTATAGTTTTGTCTTTGCATCAAGGGTTTATAGATCTTGAAAATAAAATAGTTTGTTATACAGACCATCAGTTATTTGAGCGTTACCACAAGTTTAATGTAAAAAACGGTTATGCGAAAAAACAAGCCATCAATTTAAAAGAACTCACCAATTTAGATATTGGCGATTATGTGACCCATATCGATCATGGTATTGGGCGTTTTGGCGGTTTACAAAAAATTGATGTCGAAGGTAAAAAGCAAGAAGCTATTAAATTAGTTTATGGCGAGCGCGATGTGCTGTATTTAAGTATTCACTCCTTACATAAAATCACCAAATTTAATGGTAAAGATGGCAAGCCACCAAAGGTTTATAAATTAGGTAGTACGGCCTGGAAAACCTTAAAAGAAAAAACAAAAGCCCGCGTTAAACATGTGGCTTTTAACTTAATTAAGCTTTACGCCAAACGTAAAACCGAAAAAGGCTTTCAATACAAGCCAGACAGTTACATGCAGCACGAACTGGAAGCGTCGTTTATTTACGAAGACACGCCCGATCAAAGCACAGCTACCGCCGATATTAAAGCCGATATGGAAAGCGAACGCCCCATGGATCGTTTGGTTTGTGGCGATGTTGGTTTTGGTAAAACTGAAGTTGCCATTCGAGCAGCCTTTAAAGCAGTCGATAACGGCAAACAAGTGGCTGTTTTAGTGCCAACCACCATTTTAGCTTACCAACATTCCAGGTCTTTTAAAGAGCGTTTAAAAGATTTTCCTGTTACGGTCGATTATATTAACCGTTTTAGAACGGCAAAAGAAAAACGAGAAACTTTAGAGGGCCTTGAAAATGGTCGCGTCGATATTATTATTGGCACCCATCAATTGGTTAACAAAACGGTGAAATTTAAAGATTTAGGCTTGTTAATTGTCGATGAAGAACAAAAGTTTGGTGTGGCAGTAAAAGAAAAACTCAAGACCATAAAAGAGAATGTCGATGTTTTAACGCTAACAGCAACGCCCATACCAAGAACGCTTCAGTTTAGTTTAATGGCTGCAAGAGATTTATCTGTAATAACAACGCCACCACCAAACCGTTATCCTATCGAGAGTCATGTTATTCGTTTTAACGAAGAAGTTATTCGCGATGCCGTGAGTTACGAAATAGAGCGTGGCGGACAAATCTTTTTCATTCATAATCGTATTGAAAATATCAAAGAAGTAGCCGGCTTAATTCAGCGTTTAGTGCCCGATGCTAAAATTGGTATTGGTCATGGCCAAATGGATGGAAAAAAACTAGAAGCCCTCATGCTTTCTTTTATGGATGGTGCCTTTGATGTTTTGGTAAGTACAACCATTATTGAAAGCGGATTGGATGTGCCAAATGCGAACACCATTTTTATAAGTAATGCCAATAATTTTGGATTGAGCGATTTGCACCAAATGCGCGGTCGTGTTGGGCGAAGCAATAAAAAAGCCTTTTGTTATTTTATAACACCCGAATATTCTGCCATGACCGACGATGCTAGAAAACGTATTACGGCTCTCGAACAATTTACAGAACTGGGAAGCGGCTTTAACATTGCCATGAAAGATCTTGAAATTCGTGGTGCTGGCGATTTATTAGGTGGTGAACAAAGCGGATTTATAAACGAAATTGGCTTCGATACGTATCAAAAAATATTAAATGAAGCCATTGAAGAACTCAAAGAAAACGAGTTTAAAGATTTGTATGATGACAATGAAGATGATAAAGTGTACGTGAAAGATGTTACCATCGATTCCGATTTTGAATTGTTATTTCCAGACGATTATATTAATAATATTGCCGAAAGATTAAATCTTTATACCCAGTTAAATGGTTTAAAAACCGAAGCCGAGTTACAAAAATTTGAAGCCGAATTAATAGACCGTTTTGGTGAATTACCAACGCAGGTTGAAGATTTACTAAACAGTGTGCGCATAAAATGGATAGCCACTAAAGTTGGTTTCGAAAAAGTTATTATGAAACAAGGCAAGTTTATAGGTTATTTTATAAACGACCAACAAAGTAATTTTTACCAGAGTAACAACTTTACCAGAGTGCTTCAGTTTGTTCAAAAAAATCCGGGAGCTTGTAAAATGAAAGAGAAGCAAACACGCAATGGTTTACGATTATTGCTTACTTTTGAAGGTGTTAAATCTGTAAATCAGGTATTAAAAGCAATTCAGCCTATCGTGGCGTAA